The Pontibacter sp. SGAir0037 DNA segment GGTTCAGAAGTTACCACAGCGCCTCCGTCTCCTATAGCTCCTAAATTTTTGGTGGGGTAAAAACTAAAAGCGCCTGCATGGCCTATGGCGCCTGCATATTGCTGCTTATACCGGGCGCCGTGTGCCTGAGCAGCATCTTCCAGCACCTGCACATTTGCCTCTTTGGCCAGGTTCAACAGGCTTTCCATGGCGCAGGTTTGCCCATACAGGTGCACCGGTACGATAGCCTTGGTTTTAGATGTTACCCAAGGGGCCGCACCTGCTGCAGTCAGGTTATAGGTATCAATGGCTGGTTCGGCAAAAACAGGAATAGCACCTGCCTGTACTACGGCGTTAGCGGTGGCTATAAAGGTATTAGCAGGCAATATCACTTCGTCTCCTGGCTGTATGCCCATTGCTTTCAGAGCAACTACAAGAGCATCATAGCCGTTGCCTACACCTACGGCAAAACCAGCCCCGATAACTTTAGCAAAAGCCTGCTCAAAATCTGCTACTGCGCCTCCGAGTATATACTGTTTTTCGTCTAGCACCTGTAGCAGTGCGTTTGTCACGCTGCCTTCTATTCCGGCGGGCCAGTCTCTGAACTCAAAAAAAGGAACCTTACCTGCTGCCATATCACCACTACTTAAAGGCTTTCGTTACATGCGTCTGAAACTCCTGATAGTCCCGGATATAATCTTCTTCAGAGAAATCGGTAGAAGTTAAACAAACAGCCATCGCGCCATCCTGAAATGAGAGCCTAGTCCAGCATAATGGCGGAATATAAAGCCCAATAGCAGGCGAATTGAGTAAAAAAACTTGCTGCCCCTTTCCCCACTCCGCCTCTACCCTAATCGCTCCCTGAACTGCTACTAGAACTTCCTGTGTCGCTTTATTGGCATGATTACCACGTACAACTCCTGCCGGGATGTTATAAGTCCAGAAAACGCGCTTTACCTGGAAAGGCAGTTTCTCTGCATATTGAGTGGTGGCAATATAGCCCTCTACTGCGCTGCCTATTTGATCAAATTGTATAAGGTAAGGCTGTTGCAACAATCTTTATCAGGTTTGTTAGTGGCAAATTAACTATTGCTCGTCCAAATTAAAAATTAGAATTGATCTTCAAACTGATTGTTTACCTCTACCTTATCCGTATGCACCATAATCTTTTGAAAATGATAAACTAAATACACGTTGCTGGCCTTACGTTAAAGTTCCCTTTCTGCTAGTTAATTCCTAATTTTTAATTAATCTTTAATTTGGCGAAGCACTTGTTGTACCTTTGCTCCACAATGGCTCCACACCAAAGAAGGCCACATGGAAGATACATATTATACGATTGCATCGCCAAGCGAAGGCTTATACAAAGAAAAAGGAAGCAAATTTATTGCGCTTGCCTACCAGGTGCATTCTGAAGAAGAAGTAAAAGAAATAATGGCCGGGCTCAAAAAAGAATACTACGATGCCCGCCACCATTGCTACGCCTATAGCTTAGGAGCCGATAAAAGCCGTTACCGGGCCAACGACGACGGAGAGCCGAATCATTCGGCAGGAGATCCTATACTGGGCCAGATCCGTTCTGCAAACTTGAGCAATGTGTTAGTTGCAGTGATCAGGTACTTTGGAGGCACCAAACTAGGTGTGAGCGGCTTAATTAACGCTTACAAAACAGCTGCTGCAGAAGCTATTGCCAGCGCCACCATTATAGAGCGGCACGAGACAGCCCTCATGCAGGTGCACTTTACCTACCCGCAAATGAACGACGTGATGGGCCTGATAAAGGAATACAATCTCCAAATTAAGGAGCAGCAGTTTGAACTGGAGTGCCTTATTACCTTGGAAGTAAGGAAGGAGCAACAGGAAGACGTAAAGGCCAAACTCGAAGATTTAGATGCCGTAGAAGTGGCAGTACTGTAAACCACTGAACCAGGTTCTGCCAGGCATAACCTAAATAGCTGTCAGCCTTATCAAAGAATTACTCATCTGCTTTCTTAGTACAATTTCAGTACTTGCTTATATTCGCTTTGGAGGCAGAGCTGGTGAAGCGGTTTTTAGCTGCGAAGCAGCGCTACGTGGCAAAGATGCAGGCATTTTACAGGATATTTGCAGCATACAGGATGAATATTAAACAAGCTCTTATGGCTAAAAGAAAAACACGCAGGTCGAGAAATAAGATTCTGGATAGGAAGGCAGGCAACAGGCCTGGCCATTTAGCAGTACCTGCCGAGGCCTTCACACCCCGTTTTTTCCTGATTTCCTTCCACGACCAGTTTTTTGAGGAGAAGGAGTATGCTACGTATGAGCAGTTGAAGCAGCGTGTACACGAATTACCCGATGCCAGACACTGGATCGATATCAGGGGCTACAACAGCCAGGGCCTGTTCGAAAAGTTAGTTGCTGATTTTAAAATTCACCCGCTCCAGATGGAGGACGTGCTTAACGATTACCAAAGGCCGAAGGTTGAGCAGGACCAGGGCAGGCTGTTTATTATTACCCGCATGTTGCGCTGGTCGGCTGAGCAGCATATTCTGGAGGATGTGCAACTTTCTGTTTTTACGGGCTCTAATTATGTGCTCACTCTGCAAAGCGATTACGACGATTGCCTGAACCCTTTGCGCGACCGTATCAGGTCAGGCTTAGGTGTCATACGGCAGCGGCCCAGCATCTACATTACTTATGCCATCCTGGATGTGGTGCTGGATTTTTACTTTCCTGTTATAGGCAAGATAAGTTCTTACATGGAGGAACTGGAGCAGACTATTCTGGAGCAGCCCTCCAAGCAAACACTGGGGCAGGTACTGAGCCTGAAGAATGAGCTTATCAGGCTGCGCCGCATTGTGTGGCCGGAGCGGGATAAGATGAATGAGCTATTGCGTATGGATGAACATATTATACCTGCCAGCCTGCAAATCTACTTCCGGGACGCTTATGATCACACAATTCAGTTAATCGACCTGATTGATAGCCATAAAGAGATGACTTCCAGCTTAGTGGAGCTTTACATGTCCACAGTCAGTAACCGCATGAACAACATCATGAAGGTGCTTACTATTATCTCCAGTATATTTATACCTTTAAGCTTTGTGGCAGGGGTATATGGCATGAATTTCTCACGGGAGGACCCGGAAACAGGCGAAGTGTTCCGTTACAGCATGCCCGAACTATACCAGCCTTTCTCCTACCCAATCCTTCTTTTTATAATGACGGTTTTAGTGGTTCTTCAGCTTTATTTCTTCTACCGCAAAGGCTGGTTTAAGAGCTTTTAAGGCTTGCAGCTATAGCAGAGTTACATTACCTGCCAATGTGCTTACCGGTAAGCAATGCAACCTGGCTGCTAAAGTATTCATGCGCCTGTCAAACAAGAGTTGCTATCAGGCTTATAGCTGGTGTAATGCTCTAGTTTGGCAGCCTGAAGCTCAAGCGCTTTAACTCTCTTCTGTACACTTTGTATAGGGTGTAGTTGTTGGCTGCTTCGTTAAAGAAGATGTTTACAGGCTGATTACTTTCAAGTGACCTGCCACCTATTAATGCTGCGCGGGCATCGTACAGGTAGGTTTTCTGAGGGCCGGTTTCTGTAATGGCATACACCCGTTTATCGCCTCCGAAGTGAAAATATTGTACAATCTTAGGAGCTGAAGTAACATAGTTCTTTTCAAAAATCTCTTCCAGGTCCTGGTTAAATACGGCAACTTTACCTAAATCCTGCCTTACAATAATAAACGACCTGTTGCTGTTATCCGGTACCAGCTCAAACACGGCCCGTTTGCTTGGCCGCAGGAGCTGTTCTCGTCGCAACACAGTTCCCTGCAGGTTAAACACCACCACTTCGCCATACCTGGTAACTGTAGTGATTTCTGTTCTTCTTAAATCGGCACCTGCTTTTGCTATAGCGCCAGAGTTAAGCGGCACCCTTAAGCTAAAAGGAAAGCCAGGGTATGTTTCTCCTTCTTTATTCAGTGCATACACATAGCCGTTTTCAAGCAGCACTAATATAACATCCAGCCCTCCGACACGAATATGCTGCGGTTCGGCAGCTAACCTGTAGTCCAGACGGCGGGGCTGCCAGCCAGGCATGGCATTGCCCCTGAAATCGTACATATACAGGTTGCCCAGGTTATCATCAGCCAGAAAACGATAGTTACCATCCTTCTCGTAGTCAAACACCGAAACCCGCTGCACACGCAATGTATCAGTTAAATTAAAGGGGAAGTTCTCTAGTTCCTGCCCCTGGTTATTGATGGCATGTATCCTGTTTGAGGTGGCAAACACATACCTCAGTTTTTTATCTGGCCCAACTTCAATTTGCTTTATTGTACCCCGCACTGCACCGGATAATGTATCGGCCCAGCCTCTGGTGCCGGCTGCCGTAATGTTGTGCAGCACATTGGCCGAATCCTGCACCACTACTTCTCTGCTTCTATCTACCGCATTGTTAACCGGGAAAGGCATTGAAACAATTCTGCTGTTAAACGGAAGCGATAACTCCTCTTCGAAACCTGCCTCACCTGCTACAGCGGCACGTTCCTGCCTTCTAAAAAGGAAGCTGGTGTAGTACTGGTTTTCAACCTTGGAAAACTGCAGGCTTACCTGATTGAAGCGTTTGATCAACGAGGAATGCTGCAAGAGATCTTCCCTGTTTTCTTCCTGCATGTAACGGCTCAGCACATACCAGGCATTTACAGTGTTTAAGAACAAACTGAAATTCCCATCCTGCAGTGTTTCTTCCAGAAAAGCCTTTTGTTGCACCGATCTTCCCCATACATGATCGTTGGCTATATCATCCAACAGTGAGCGTAATGTGGCTATTTCAGAAGAGAAAAGCAGATAATCGCCTACCTGCACCACATAGCTCTGCTCAAAGCCTGTGAAAAGCTGCCCAAACAATTGCGCGGGCAGTTCAGGCACATCCAGCAAGCTTATGGTGGAGTTACCGTACTGCTCGCTAAACTCCTTTTCTTTCTGCACCTCACTTACCTGGCGGCTTAATTGTGCCAGCAGGCTTCTCATATGTTCTTGGTTACCCATGCGGGCAAACACAATTTTCTCAGGACTGGTATTGATGTTGTAAGACTCCAGGTAAACCAGTGCCAGTTCCTGCCTGAAATTTTTCGACAAACTATCTACTGTGGCAGCGTAAGCAGCTTCGGTTTTAATTTTATCCTGCGAATCGTCCTGTAGCTTAGCCAGCTGGTTTATTCCGAAATGAAACATAAGGGCGGTCCTGTTTGGCAGATACTCCTTCACCTGGAAAGGCCTTGCCGCAACAGGGTTCATCTTATTGTGCAAAGAACCCTGCAGGTCCTCAGGGTTAGAAAAGCCATTCAGGAAGATCTTATTCCGCTCCAGCTTCAGTTCCAGCATACCGTTCCGGCAAAAGCTCGACAGAAAACGAACCTGCGGCATAATATCTTCCCGCACAAAAAGGCCGAGCACATCGGGCAGCTCCCTGTAATTGATAAAAACGTTGGCATAGATGTCTGGCTGTGTCAGGTAATTCGTGTTTCTGAAGTCGGCTGCAACAGACGTTTTTACTCCCCTGTTTATCCTTCGCACAATTTCCTCGATCAGCACAGGTGAGGCACTCAGAATAATGTTGTTATGGTAGGAAAAGTAGGTAAAGCTGGTATTGAGCTGTGTATTGGTTATATCGGTAAGTAAATACCCCTGATAGTCGCGCGACTCCTCCTTAAAAATAGTACTTCTGGCTACATTTTCTGTTAAGGTGCGCAGAAACCGGTGTTCACCTACCGAAGCAACAGGTATATAGTATACCATTTCCATGTCTGTTCTGGCTACTACATGCACCGAGGTAAGAATATTTTTTTTATCAAGGAAACGAGCCAGCCGCTGATTGCCGGGTGACAGGCTATCCAGCCAGGAAATATTTTCCTGGAACCGCTGTACAGCGGGCAGCACACGAAAACTCTCCCACAGCTCCGTTTGGTTAAGGTGCTCTAGCAGTTGGGTATGATTGTTTGTTTCTACTACAAGTGCAGCGTTCTCAGGCACTAAATCCCAGAGGTTTATTTTTTCTCTGGCATCCTTCCATCTGTTAAGACCATAATAGGCCAACGATGCCAGCACAACAAATCCAAGAAAGATAAATAAGATGCGTTTTGCCATGGCAAGCTTTGTCAGGCTACAAATTTAATCGAAATAAAAGAGTTAGGAAGTTAGAGCGGTAAAAAGTTAGCAAGTTAATGCGTTAGAAAATTGTTTGTTAGTGTAGGTACCGCCTTATTTTAGCTCAGATTCTTCAGCTTTATTTTTAACCGGCCACGTATACAAGGTCGAAGAGAAAGAGGCTCATCCGATCGGGTAATAGCTGGTACAGCATTGCTGATCTGAGCCTGTCAATTCATTAATAATTTACTGTTCATATTTTGTTAATATAAGAATCTCATGTTCCGAATCCTGCTACCAGTAGATTTTTCTGAAAGCTCAGACAATGCGTGCGAATACGCGCTTAGTTTAACAGAAAAGGTACCGAATGCCCATATTGTGTTGCTGCACTGCTTTTATGATTACTTAGCCGATGCCGACAACACAATACCCGCAGATGAAGAAGTAGTTGCTTCGGAAGTGATTACAGAACGGGTTTTATACCGCAACCAGGCGGATGCCCAGGAGCAGCTCGAGCAGTTGCACCAAACGCTTCTTAGGGAATCAAGGGCAGCAGGCTCACATGTACGCATTGAACCTGTTTTTATGAATGGCGTGGCAGAGGAAGTGATAACAGAGGAAGTTTCCCGCTTTAAACCCGATATTATTATAATGGGCACCAAAGGCGAGACTAATATATCCCGCTCTTTCTTTGGCACCGTTACCACGCAGGTGATAGAAGATGCCAAAACGCCTGTACTTACTGTACCTCTGCACCACGAAGTACGCGCTATCAGTAAAGTACTTTATGCCACAAATTTCGATCAGGCAGATGTAAATGCCATTACCACACTTGCAGAACTGCTGGCGCCTTTCAAGCCTTCGATATTATGTGTACATATTTCCAATGATGGCGACGAAGACCAAGAAAAGCTGCTTAAACTCAAAGATGAACTAACTGCCACTACGGCTGCCCATCCTATTCAATTCGCCCTGCTGGAGGGTGATGATGTAGCAGAAGCGCTGCAGGCTTTCGGCTCTAAACAAGCTGTAGACCTGATTGCGCTTACCACACATGAGCGCAGCACCTGGAACAGCATCTTTAAACCGAGCCTGGCCAAGAAGATGGTTCTGCATACCAACTTACCCCTTCTTATTTTTCACAGCAGCCAGACGGTTTAACGGCTCAGTACCTCTTGCACTGCCAGCAGGTCTAACATAGCAGCATAGTAGCGCTCTATAGCTTCTGTATTGGTAGACAGGAAAAGGAAAGGCTCTATCAGTTCCAGCTCCATAAGAACCAGCCGACCGTTAATCTCAACGCCATCTACGCGTGCGTAAAGGCAATCTGAGGCAAACTTTAAGGCAATATCTTCAGCCGTTGCCAGTAAGTGTGCCGGAGGTTCTGGGGTATGCACAGATCCTCCTAAGAAATGCTGTACCCTGAAATCGCCTGGTTTGGCAGTTTTAAGCACAGCGTGGCTATACTTGCCTCCAAAGAAAAGAAACGACCACTCTCCCTTAGTTTTTATCTCTTCCAGGAATGGCTGCGCCAGGAAGCCTTCTTTTTGCAGCAACTCATTTATTTTAGCTGTTTCAGACGCTGCTTCTGTTTTGTTGAGTGCAAAGGTATTTTTGGAACCGCCGCTTACCCGGGGCTTTACTATAATTTTAGGTGTGCCTAGTTCTTCGAAGATAGCCGCTGCATTAAATTCGCTTCCCTGCTCCAGCCAGTAAGACGGCACTACGCTTACCCCCTGCTTCTCCAGATCTCTGAAATAAATTTTATCGGCATTCCATCTGATCGTTTTAACAGGATTCAGCACCTGGCATCTCTGCTGCTCCATTTTATGGAGCCAGATATAAAAAGCTTCAATTTTATCGAAATAATCCCAGGGCGATTTAACAATAGCCACATCAAAGGCCGACCAATCCACACGTTCATCCTCCCAGATCTGAAAGGAAACCTGATGTCCTTTATCTTTTAAAAACCTGAAAAGGCGGTCGTCTTCGCTATCGGCATTCGCGGTATAATTGCCTAAACTTACACAAGTTACCAGCGCTATTTGTAGAGTTTGCATAAATGTTGATATTTGTGCGAAATTATACTTTCTCCCTCGCAGAAACCAAGATTAAAGGCCCTTTAGTCAAAACTTTTGCCAGGACTACTATCGTATGTAAGGTATAGTTCTCGCACTTCTTTTACCACTTACATGATGTCGTCTCTTTTTTACAACAGCTGGAGCTGCTATAATAGCTTCGTATCCAGAATGTTGGCACTGGTATTTTTGTTCAGTCCCTTTACAGGTGCCTGCAATACCGCTATTACCAGCAACGAGGCCGACGATATGCCACAACAAGACTTTCAGGAACTTAGCTTCGAAGACACCTTATCCAGCAAAGTAAGCCGTTCTATAGCCGCTAATACCTATGATTTATTAGGAAACCCGATTATTGCCGACCGTAAACAGGGAAATAAGCTTGAGGCTTATTTTGTCAGAATTAATGCTGACTTTACCCTGGATGCCATGCCCATTGAGAACCGCCACAAACCAGATATAAGCGATACCATTTACACGATCCGCTTTGGGGAGTCGGTGCTGGAGCTCTATGCCCCCACTCAAACAGGCGATTTGCTTTTGCAGGATGCCGACATTCGTAACACAGGAATTATCCTGCGCAATAACATGAAAGTGGGGATGAGCCAGCCTGAACTAATGACCAAACTAAAAGCGCACGACGTTCGCATTTTACAAACCACCAACGAAGTGGTAGCCACCACGGCAGAGGGTGCCCCTATTGCCTTAAGGTTTTACCTCAAAAACGGGAAAGTGAACCGCATCAGGTATGAGAGCTATGTAGATTAGTCTCTGTGCCTGTAAATCTTCCTAGTACCCACCATTCATTATTCCCTTTTTTAATTGGGCAAAGCATGCAGTATTCCTAACTTGCCGGTTTTACAGACTTCATAAAACCATTGCAAACTATGCGGATAGTGATACAACGCGTAACACAGGCATCTGTGACCATCAACCAGGTAGTAAAAGGGGAAATCGGTTTAGGGCTTTTACTTTTGGCAGGCTTCACCTCCGACGATACCGAAGAAGATTTAAAGTGGATTGCTGGTAAAGTGGCACAACTGCGCATCTTCAGCGATGAGCAGGATAAAATGAACCTGAGTGTACAGGATGTACAGGGGGATATACTAGTGATCAGCCAGTTTACGCTTTATGCCAATACAAAGAAAGGGAATCGGCCATCTTATATTCATGCTGCCCCACCAGCCATTGCCATTCCACTTTACGAGCAGTTTATTTCTTTGCTGGAGTCTGCTTTAGGCAAAAAGGTACAGACTGGCGAATTCGGTGCAGATATGAAAGTAGCCTTGCTGAATGACGGGCCTGTAACCATTGTTATTGATTCTAAAAACAGAGAATAATTTCCCTTACCATGACCTTAGCAGAAGCACAACAGATTGTTGATACCTGGATAAAAGAAAACGGCGTTCGCTATTTTAATGAGCTCACCAACATGGCCATTCTTACAGAAGAAGTAGGTGAAGTGGCACGCATTATAGCACGCCAGTATGGCGAGCAATCGTTTAAAGCCAGCGATAAAGACAAACAGTTAGCCGACGAACTGGCAGATGTGCTGTTTGTACTCATCTGCCTGGCCAACCAGACAGGTATCGACCTGACCGAGGCGATGCAGAAGAACCTGGATAAAAAAACGAAGCGTGATAAAGACCGCCACAAAAACAACGAAAAGCTTCACTAAGAAAAGCCGGCACTAGTGCCGGCTTTTCTTAGTGAAGCTCTCACCTGAATTAATATAACTTATGCTAGTTTATAGTTGGCTCTTACGTCCACCAAAGCATCCTGCTGCCACACAGGCACTACATCATACACATCGTGCTGCAGGCAGAATGATACATCTTTGTGAATATTCAAGTTTGCCAGGCGCTTTACGTGAGAAGACTGGCCCAGGTACTTTACGATATCTGCTTTTGCAGCCTGGTATAGGTGCAAAGAGGCCAATGTGGCATCGTTTTCAAAGCTAAAATCTTCCTGAAGCCTCTCTGCCAGAGCACCCGCAAACAACGTATCTTCCAGGTTGAACTTACCTTTCCAGCCAGCACAAACCACTACTACATCTAACTGCAGGTTTACCAAATGCTGCACCACTGCCTGCAGGTTCAGAAAAGAACCAATGACAATTTCCTGGGCATCTTCTGATAAGCGTATAGCACGTGTACCGTTGGTAGTGGTAATAGCCACTGTGCGCCCTTCCAGCCCCTCCATATAGCTGAAAGGCGAATTTCCCAGGTCGAAGCCCTCAGCCTTTATACCATCGCGCTCGGCAGCCGTTAAACAACCCTGGCTGGCAAAAGTAAGGCACTCCTCCAACTGCATAACAGGTATAATCTGGGCAACTCCATGGGCAAAAGCGGTTACCATGGTAGAAGTAGCCCGTAAGATATCAACCGCAACTACCGCTTTCCCTTTCAGATCATATAAATGTATAAGCTCAGGGCTATAACAAACATCAATAGAAGGCATACTAAATCGTTTTTATTAATTAGGCAAACACAAAGCTGGTCATAAAGCACAGTGTTTTCTGCGGCAGCAGCTCATGCCTTGTTTTTGCCTGATAAATTACTTTTTATAGAAAGGCAGTTTTACTACCTGAGCTTTCATGTCTTTGTTGCGCACACGCACAAAAACCTCGGAACCAGGTTTGGTAAATTCCTGGGTGATATAACCTAAACCAATACCTTTTCCTAAAGAGGGAGACATGGTACCTGAAGTTACTTCGCCTATCGGTTCTCCGGCAGCATTCACAATTTCATAATGCGCCCTTGGAATAGCCTTGTCTACCATTTCAAAGCCAACCAGTTTTCTCGAAACGCCAGCTGCTTTCTGTTCTTTCAGCTGATCGGAGTTAGTAAATTCTTTATCGAATTTCGTTATCCAGCCTAGTCCAGCCTCCAGTGGAGAGGTTGTATCGTTAATGTCGTTTCCGTAAAGGCAGAAGCCCATTTCCAGGCGCAGCGTATCGCGGGCTCCCAAACCAATCGGCTTAATACCGTACGCCTTGCCTGCTTCCATAATCACATCGAAAACTCTTTTAGCATCTTCGTTGCGCACATAAATTTCGAAGCCACCTGCACCAGTATAACCTGTTGCTGATATAATAACATCCGGCACACCCGCAAATTCACCTTTTTCAAAAGTATAGTATACCATAGAAGCCAGGTCTACAGAAGTAAGCGACTGCAGCGCATCTGTAGCTTTAGGACCCTGAACGGCAAAAAGGGAAACCTGATCAGAAATATTTTCTAATTCAACGCCTTGGGTGTTAAATTTATTTACCCATTCCCAATCTTTTTCGATGTTGGAAGCATTTACAACCAGCATATATTCTTCTTCACCTAAACGGTATACCAGCAGGTCGTCTACTATACCGCCTTCTGTATTAGGGAAGCAGGAATACTGCACCTTACCATCGGTAAGTTTAGCGGCATCGTTAGAAGTAACACGCTGGATCAGATCCAGCGCCTGCGGTCCTTTCAATAAAAACTCACCCATGTGCGATACATCAAAAATACCAACGGCATTGCGTACCGTATGATGCTCGTCTAAATCGGATGAATAACGCACAGGCATCTTATATCCTGCAAAAGGCACCATTTTAGCTCCGAGTGCTTCGTGCACATCATTTAAAGCAATCTTCTTTAATTCCATTCTTAATCAGGCTTGTTCTAGCGATTGGGTCACAAAATTAACTAAATTTATACTCCATCCTAACCTTATATAGTATCGGGTAGCTTCTTCTTGTGCGGTATTAGCAGCCTTACTGCCTTTAATTAAATAACCAGTTATTCCTTTTGCTTCTATTTGGCTGCAGTGATATGTGGTGCGCAGTTTATAACTTTTTTGCTATATATACGTATAGCAAATTCTTAACCAGCCAACATGACTACGCCAGCCTGTAAACATAGCTATCAATATCAAAAAAGCCTTAATTTCGTTTATTCCTGTTATTTTCGTTCTCATAAAGCATCCGGTGAACCCGACCGTTATCTTTAAATTAACATTATAAATTACCCTTATAAGGTTTTATTAATTACATGAAGTTATCTGTTAAGCTGTTTGCAGGCTTTCTCCTTATATCTATTCTTTTCACTGCTGTTGCAATCGTAAACTTCAGATTATCTGAAGTAGTAGTAGAAAACTCCAGATGGGTTTCGAGATCGCAGATTGTAGTCCGTAACTCTGCGGCTCTTCAACGCTATATAATTGATATGGAAACAGGTATACGAGGATACCTGTTAAATGGAAATGAAACATTTCTGGAGCCGTATCTTCAGGCAAAGGAGCAGGTTCCCAAACTATTACAGGAGGTACGAAGCTATACAAGCAGCTCTGAAGAACAGCTGAAGAAACTGGATAATATCCAAAATACACATAGCAGGTGGCATAAGAATTACGCCGAACCCCTTATTGAACTGATAAAGGCCGACACTTTAGAAAATGGCCGCTTCAACGTACTTATAGATAGCCTGGTGCTAGGTGAAAAAACGTTGATGGATACAATCAGAAATGATTTTAAAGAGTTTAATGCTTTTGAATACCAACTGCGGCAAACCCGAAGCGATATCCTGAGCGAAAGTATACAGGACACGCGCCAGATATCTACCATTCTTACCGTTGTATCTGTTGTACTAGGCCTTTGCTGGGCTTTTTATATTACCCGAATTATTACAGGCCGAATCATAAAAATGGTGTCTCTGGCAGAAAAAATCTCCCAGGGAGACTACAAAACCCAAATAGTTGACACCTCACAGGATGAGCTAAGCAA contains these protein-coding regions:
- the gcvT gene encoding glycine cleavage system aminomethyltransferase GcvT, translating into MELKKIALNDVHEALGAKMVPFAGYKMPVRYSSDLDEHHTVRNAVGIFDVSHMGEFLLKGPQALDLIQRVTSNDAAKLTDGKVQYSCFPNTEGGIVDDLLVYRLGEEEYMLVVNASNIEKDWEWVNKFNTQGVELENISDQVSLFAVQGPKATDALQSLTSVDLASMVYYTFEKGEFAGVPDVIISATGYTGAGGFEIYVRNEDAKRVFDVIMEAGKAYGIKPIGLGARDTLRLEMGFCLYGNDINDTTSPLEAGLGWITKFDKEFTNSDQLKEQKAAGVSRKLVGFEMVDKAIPRAHYEIVNAAGEPIGEVTSGTMSPSLGKGIGLGYITQEFTKPGSEVFVRVRNKDMKAQVVKLPFYKK
- a CDS encoding 2-phosphosulfolactate phosphatase: MPSIDVCYSPELIHLYDLKGKAVVAVDILRATSTMVTAFAHGVAQIIPVMQLEECLTFASQGCLTAAERDGIKAEGFDLGNSPFSYMEGLEGRTVAITTTNGTRAIRLSEDAQEIVIGSFLNLQAVVQHLVNLQLDVVVVCAGWKGKFNLEDTLFAGALAERLQEDFSFENDATLASLHLYQAAKADIVKYLGQSSHVKRLANLNIHKDVSFCLQHDVYDVVPVWQQDALVDVRANYKLA